A genomic window from Salvia miltiorrhiza cultivar Shanhuang (shh) chromosome 5, IMPLAD_Smil_shh, whole genome shotgun sequence includes:
- the LOC131026076 gene encoding uncharacterized protein LOC131026076, whose protein sequence is MVYGKRCHLPVELEHKAFWAVNKVNYDWDKAGQARKLEIQELEEIRREAYDNAVLYKERMKKSHDALITSKQFSFGQELSTKWTGPFVVKTQFPNGAVEIGNPKSGKVFKVNGQRLKAYYGHKPDTGEELDLDPATNTSD, encoded by the exons ATGGTGTATGGCAAGAGGTGTCATTTGCCGGTGGAATTGGAGCACAAGGCTTTCTGGGCAGTGAACAAAGTGAACTATGATTGGGACAAGGCAGGGCAAGCAAGGAAGCTAGAGATCCAAGAACTCGAAGAAATCAGGAGGGAGGCATATGACAATGCTGTTCTCTACAAGGAAAGGATGAAAAAGAGCCACGATGCCTTGATCACAAGCAAGCAATTCAGCTTTGGACAAGAG CTGAGTACCAAGTGGACCGGGCCATTTGTGGTGAAGACCCAATTCCCAAATGGAGCCGTCGAGATTGGGAATCCAAAATCTGGGAAAGTGTTCAAGGTTAATGGACAAAGGCTGAAAGCCTATTATGGGCATAAGCCCGACACTGGGGAAGAACTGGATCTCGACCCAGCCACAAACACCTCGGATTAA